The following is a genomic window from Doryrhamphus excisus isolate RoL2022-K1 chromosome 3, RoL_Dexc_1.0, whole genome shotgun sequence.
GCAATAGCACATGCCTTCCCTGGCGTTGCCTAGCAACCTCTGGGCTCCTGACATGCAGCACTGGCCCTCCACCCCACGTCTCCCTGTTTATTGCATaaaacacatagacacacacacaacgcaATGTACCGATAAACAGTCTTTGTGTAGCAATAACATCAAGTGTCACATTTTCACACTGTCTGTCTGGCTGGTGTGGTCCACTTGCAGACCTCCCGTTTATGGAACAAGCTCGCCATCTGGCCGCACGACGAGTGGAAGTTGGCTGTGCGAGGCATAATGACAAAACTTTACAATCATCATCCTCATTGAGGGGGAGTgagctgttagcatgtagctAATAGCTCAGCTCAACATTGACATTGTTTGAAAGTTTAAGAACACTGATTGATACAtatggttattattttttttattattttgtaactaaatatttacattattcttaTTCCACCTCTTTTTTTGACACTCGCTTACATTTTTCAATCGATTGAAACCATTACGACATGGATACATTCAGCTCATAGAGGACATGGTTTTCTATTGacatattccaaaaattccacattttctgtAAAACAGATTTGCCTTAAAGAGGACTGagtatgctttttccacttttctgtagttagaatgttgtatccttgtgttaaactatgccaaagtttcagataaggagGTTTGCACATCTGGAAGTATATCGCAACCGACAAATTTAATACATTGCCTTGCATTCCTCATGAGGCTACACTCTTCTGTACTATGTGTATGCTAGTGACCATGCCTCAACCCACCATGGCAAAGAcactcactccgttcatgccattgttctatggtaCAAACACGTcatgtgctgaaaccaatgcacagagtgaatccTCTTCCTGGCTCGTTGGCGAACATGGCAATAATATTTTACATCTATCAATATCatcaatttaatatttttttgtgtgactaattaattttataatcgTCCCAGGCCTATTGTCCATGATACAGTTTTTTCCTCAACGTGAAAGCTTGTCATGTTTCTAAAAACTCACaacatcttgtgacacccctatgaATTAATAAGTCACtgttcatggttgaatacagcctattattactaagcaaaatgtatttttgaggggctaaattaagcattttcaagcataaatatggctaaaagacaaatataagtcattcagaagatgcattcaaagatgttgggATGGTACAGCATGTAATATTATACACAGACCATGACGTGTTGACTTTGGCTTTTATTAGCCCCTTATTAGTAACTACCAACAGGCAAAATACAGTCAACTATTGATCTCTGATGTCTATTCCtgaaatgtcttatttatttcttaaatggcctattttctcttatgtctatttgggtaatataagtgttATGACtgagtgattataggggtgttatttcatgtttagagggctctatgTTAAAGCCATATGCTCGAGCTACAAAATAATATTCGATTTATAACTCCTagtacaaaatgacaaaattctaTTTGACTCCTCCTTTATGGAAATTCCCACGGctgggtctgaaaccaattagcGATGAACTAAggattattgtattgtattatcatGACTTATTCAGGACAAAAGAGAACATTATGGTAGTTTGATGTCTTGATTAATTTGTCAGTGGACACATAAAATGTGTTACAATATGGGCTGCAGGTGGCGCTGCAGACACACTGACTTCCTGATAAAGCTTTCAAATGATCCTCTTTGAAAATGAGACCTCTATCTAGGAAGATGTGGGACGTGCAGAACATCAGtgtgtttatttaatgttatcCAGTCATAAGGATGCGGCATTCTAATATGAATACTACAAACATGTTTAAAACAATGACAGACACGTGAACATGTGGTGCCTCCACTTGTCACGTTCATACACCGCAGCGCCTAAAAGTGAAGGAAACATTGATTATTCATGCAGTGGGCGGACCACCCCCACTCGTGTTGACATGTAAGTCCACTCACACTTCAGGGGACAGCGTCACATTGAGCCAGCGCGTTCTTGTGACTGTCCATTCACTCCAAACATCAACGTTGGGAATGTACTCCATGTCCGCACGGCAAGTCTTCACCTCCAAGGCCGTAAACGGAGACGATGGGAAGCCGAGTCACGTCGACGTCGGTCCACGCAGGCATCACGCCATCCAACATGGCCGGCCACAGGTCCATGCATCGCTTGCCACGTTCACCGCCTGCACAGTGCCGGCTTCCTGCCGTGCTCGCAGCCGCTTCCTCAACCTGCGCGACAGTGTCAAGAAAAGTCCCACCAAGAGCACAGCCAAGGTGGAGACTCGTTCCGAGATTCCATGGGTGCCCTTCGCCTATGGCAAGGTAGACTGAGAGGTTAGAGATACAAACCTCATCGCTTTGTCATTAAGTTGCCGGCCTGGACCATTCCAAATGTTCCTAGTTGGATGTCTTCTGGAACTTGGTTGCTTGTGATTGAATCATGATTGACTCAGAACAGGAAGTGCATGGAAATAAAAGAGTTTGTGGTAGAATATTCTTGACTCACTGGACATATACTTCTTCGTGGCATTTATGGCTCCAAAGATAGTTTGAAGTGGAGTACATGCTCCCAGGGATCAGTGGTGTTGAAGGAAACATTTGTGAATATTTGTTGTTTGATGATGGTTTGTGGTTTGCGGCGTCGAGCGTGGCCCAGTGGATCAATGTGGTCGATGCACACTAATTTTAGCCACGCTGGGTTTTCCATGAGGCCTCTCTTGAGCAGAGCAGAGTAGCCGTTCCTGCTGGCAGCTTGGTGAGGTCCTGCTCTTGCATAATAGAGGTCACCGTGATGAAGGCTGGTCATCCTCATCCTGCTTTCACAAGACTAATAGATAACTGCTACTTACTGTATTTAAAGGGGATCCTCCACGTTGTGGAAGTGACTTGCATGTCAACATTTTGTAGGGTACGAGAACTTCACAAAATCTCTTGTAAGTTGACCTTTTGAAACTTTAAGACCTTGCTGAGTGTCCGGCGGCAATCAGTAACTGCTGTTCTGTACCATTTGTTGATTTGTCTTGAAAATTGCAGGCAGGAAGTGCTCTTGGATGTAAGAATTGTGTATAATGGgaagctgttgttgttgttttctgggAGCGAACGATCTACTATAAACGTTCAATGCTCCTCTGCTCTTGACAAcaaagaatgaatgaacacatccCAGTCCAATGCCGGATTGTCCAATATTCATTTCTTCTTTACTGTCCAATGCTGAGAGTGTGAACAAGTTACACCTTTTATTCTTCATGTCGTCACGTAAGTCAGGACTGGAACTGTGATGGCGGAGCATTCAAGACAGTACAACCTTCGGACATGATGTTTTTATTGTCCATCTGAGACATGTCCTCTGATGCCATCGTGTCTCCTCTCTTCAGGCCAATCCGCCCCCTGTGATGGTGAACGCAGACAGTCTGGACACTCCCCCTTATGTGAGTGTGGTACCTAAACACAACACGCCCTTCACAGTAGTACACCTATATACCCATTGTAGATATACTTACTGGAAGTACACCTACATCTAGTACACTCGGTCAATATACTGCAAGTATACTTAAATGTAGTACATTTATAGGAAATAATACACtcctaagataagataagatatgcctttattcgtccctcagcagcaagagtacagagtcagttaagcagtacaaaatacacaatatagaaaaataaacaatataaacaacccaagtattaacaaaatccacagttatatacaatacagtatgtatatatatgaaacTAGTCATAAATATACTTACATGAAGTACAGTTATAATGAATATACTCACAGGAAGTATGCCTACATGTACATAGGAAGTACACCCATAGTGGCAGCCATccatatgtgtttgtgtgtttatgtgtgcacatgtgtgcaGGTGAATGGAACCGAGGCAGACTATGAGTATGAGGAGATCACATTGGAGAGGGTAAGTGGGCCGCAGTTCAGAACAACACCTCTTACAGTAGATATTGTAATGTTCTATTGGACCATATTGTGACTGAAGATAaacgtatatactgtatgtaatgaTTTGCATCGCCTCTGCTGTCATCAGGGGAATTCGGGTCTAGGCTTCAGCATCGCGGGTGGCATAGACAACCCCCACATCGGTGAAGACCCCAGCATCTTTATCACCAAAGTCATCCCGGGGGGCGCTGCTGCGCAAGATGGACGGCTCAGGTGAGAGGAAGACATGGTGTGTGTTactcccaacccccccccccgtggcaGCTTGCTGCTTTCATTGGCTTATTCATAATTGAACAGCTTGGTGTCGCCTGACGTAGGTGCTGCTGCTGATAATCATGCTCTCAGGTGTCTTGGTTAgtggagaagaaaatatatttttgtacacaaGCACTAGCACATTAGTCTGTGTCCATAtggggtatggggggggggggggggggggggttgagtgtGAACATCACTAAGTGCTTCTGGTTCTTCAGGGTCAACGATGTCATCTTGCGTGTCAATGAGGTTGATGTTCGCGATGTAACGCACAGTCGGGCCGTGGAGGCGCTAAAGGAGGCGGGTTCTCTAGTTCGACTGTATGTACGCCGGAGGAAACCAGTCTCTGAGAAAGTGATGGAGATCAAACTGGTGAAAGGACCCAAAGGTGAAAAACTGCACTCACCCAAAAATCCCACAGTGTGGCGGTCTGTGTGATGGAGATCTATCTGCTTGTCCTGCTTATCAGGTCTGGGCTTCAGTATAGCGGGCGGAGTGGGAAACCAGCACATCCCAGGCGACAACAGCATCTACGTGACCAAGATCATTGAGAGTGGAGCCGCCCATAAAGATGGCCGACTGCAGATTGGAGACAAGCTTCTTGCTGTAAGGATTCTTgttcattcatcatcatcaccaaccATGTTCAGTGTTGTGTGCTGTGTCCCATATATATAGTTGTGTTTCAGCTTACAAACTTCCTCTACACCTCTTGGTATTGTAAGTTTTCCTAGGATTTTCTGGGATTAGGCCCTGGGGATCGGGCTTTTGTTGATATGGAATCAATTTGCTGCTTGCTTCCTGGTGTTTTGGGGTTGTTGTCTTgttgaaaacacacattttgggGACACTTGCGTTTCAGCACAAAGCACCATGACTTCTTCAAGTGTTGTGATATATGCAAACTTCTCCATAATCCctcttatcacatactacagtattcattggccctgtaccctagaaaccgcccatgaatgatacgggaaaaggccgaaatgatactgtgtcaaagcccagggcaatgatactgataaaatatagattttaaccatgtccagtatcagcccccgtagctgtccactcagagcgtgctgctctggtatcgtgcctgtgaaacaaccaatcagagaacagcgcacgagcgtgaacacacactataaatattcctagtgcttctccagtcaccaaaaaacccaaacttgattaatggaactttaattgtcagacattgataaaatattattgttgaaatatttttgcaataattgtgtttacactgtttagatataatacatgtaatcaactgaaaattttctggaaaaaaattggtattTTGATTGAATAGTACGTGagaataagctcatgattaaatagtatgtgataataagatcatcacatggtttgtctggtatcaggcccagtatcatgcccccgtgTGCCAGTATCAGATACTGATAACCGATAATTATGCAATAAATAGGCCAGAGAAACATCCCCATATCATCACAGGTGGTTTTCTATGAGTCAACTACACCGACTAATGACCTGTTGGAATAAatcatttggaataaaaacgCTGATTTGACCAGGTTAGTCGCTAACAGTGTGCCTGTCTGCGTACCTGTCTCTGTGCATGCTTGCAGGTGAACAGTAGTTGTCTAGAGGAAGTTAGTCACGAGCACGCCGTCACTGCCTTGAAGAACACTCCTGACGTGGTCTACTTGAAAGTGGCCAAACCCAACAGTGTCTTCATCAATGATACCTTCGGCCCTCCAGACCTCACCAACTGTGAGCTGCTTCCTTCTTTTATTCCCTTCTGTCTTTCTTTGGctttcctcctcctgctccctgCCATCACCACACAGTGACACCATCTTTTTCTGTTGCAGCGTTCTCACAGCATCTGGAGAACCATATCACTCCCCCTAACTTTCTGACTCAGCCCCTCCCTCTGCCGGCCTCATCTGGACGCTACTCGCCGACGCCCAAGAGCATGCTAGGAGATGACGACGTCTCACGGTATGAAATGTAATTACTCTAATATGTCTACTTCAATATGAGcaccaacatttttattttgttgaagttCTGAGTGCACACACTTAGTGCTCCTCCAtgatgtttgttgtgtttgtgtaagcGTCCACTAAGATGGTAGGGTCGggtgtttacattcattcattttctaccgcttatcctcacgagggtcgcgggggtgctggagcctggacgcggggtgcaccctggactggtggccagccaatcacagggcacatatagacaaacaaccattcacactcacattcatacctatggacaatttggagtcataaaACGTGTTTTCAAAACTTATTGTGATGGTCAAGCAAGTAGACCAATGGAGGTGTTTGATTTGGTCCTCCAGGGAGCCCAGGAAGGTGGTGCTGCATCGTGGCGCCACAGGTCTAGGCTTCAACATTGTTGGTGGCGAGGACGGCGAGGGCATCTTCATCTCCTTCATCCTGGCTGGCGGACCCGCAGACCTTTGTGGAGAGCTGAGGAAAGGAGACCGCCTGGTTTCCGTACGTCACTCAAGACATGTCCTTTCCCGTGTGGAGCGTGACAAACCCTGACGGCGTCGTGTTTGCATGTGCTCGCTTGCAGGTCAATGGCGTGGACCTCCGCAGCGCCACGCACGAGCAGGCCGCCGCCGCCCTGAAGAATGCTGGCCAGACAGTAGTCATCATGGCCCACTACAGGCCTGAGGGTGAGTGGGGTGagaggtcacatgactgtcaCGGCGGAGCCACGTCGCTGACCCGAAGGTGTGCTTGTCTTCAGAGTACAGTCGCTTTGAGGCCAAGATCCACGACCTGAGGGAGCAGATGATGAACAGCAGCATCAGTTCTGGTTCAGGGTCCCTGCGGACCAGCCAGAAGAGGTCCCTGTACGTCAGGTGAGACCTCAACGCATCAGAACGTGACCTCCTCTGCATCGGCACATTGACACTGACAGCGCGTGCACTCTGACCTCTCTGCAGAGCCCTCTTCGACTACGACAAGACGCGGGACTCGGGTCTTCCCAGTCAAGGTCTGGACTTCAAGTTCGGAGACATTCTTCACGTGGTCAATGCCTCCGACGACGAGTGGTGGCAGGCCCGGCAGATGACGGCTCATGGCGAGGCAGAGGATGTGGGCGTGATCCCCAGCAAGAGAAGGTGGGTTTAGAGGTCAGATGGCCGTCAGGGCCTTGTGGCCgcttttgacctttgacctttgacctgacaGAGTGGAGAAGAAGGAGCGAGCGCGGTTGAAGACAGTCAAGTTCAACCCAAAGTCCCGTGAGCGAGGGGTGAGTGCGCATGTGATGTGACGCTGATGATGTAACCGCATGTCGCTGACCTGTCAGCATCTCGGCTCCGCCTCCCAGCGCCGACATGACGCCAAAAGCTACACTAGCCCCTGACCGACACCTGCATGATCCTACCCTCGACTGTCTGCCCCCCTCTTCATCACTCACCTGGagcatgatgtcatcatgtcaaAAGCCCCCCCCCGAGCCCACTGACGCAAACATTTACAACTGTTGCTATGGCGACTCTCCgcttatgtctgtgtgtgtgtgtgtgtgtgagaaagagagagagtgtgtgttcGCGCTCTTGCCCTACTTCACCTACGTCCCCTTTTctgcacacccccccccccccaactgacTGACGAGTGTTTGACTTTGACGTGACCTTGACGTGCTCTTCCTCCACTTCCCGTAGTCGCTCAGTGACAAGCGTAAAAAGAGCGTCTTTCCCAGGACGTTCCTCTTCTACAAGAGTCGGGAGGCGAGCGAGCAGGAGAGCAGCGATGTGGAGCGTGAGTATGGCGCCACCGGGGGGCGCCGTATTTGGCCGGCTGACGGGTCAGcgacaggaagagagttcagCCGGTGACCTGGTTGTCACGGCAACGGGGCCAGCCCACAAATCTTTTGCAATTGGACAACCTGAaagcccccaccacccccacacTTCCCAAAATGGCCGGTGTGCGTTGCGTCTGCTCTCTCGCTCTGTCGCTGAGACGcagtaacctttttttttcttctttgtgctTCTTCTTCCTTTGTCGCCTTCAGGACCTCACTGACGAGCTCCTCGCCAAAGGACACAGTAAgtcgcccccccccaacccgagCCCCGCCCACCTCTCTCCACCAGGAACTTATTTTATGAGTTAGTCACATGACTTATTATGTCGTGTCTCAAATAGAATACTTGCATCAGTACACGTGAACAGGTATactgtgtacttctgtgtactACTGTGTATTTCATTTGAGACACACGCATAGTTTCTGGTGGACCCCCCCCTCACGAccaccccccacctcctccaggCGTCGTCATCGTGGTGTTGTCCCCATTGCTGTCTCCAGGACGTCCTTCAGGCTCCACCTCCTTCTGCCATATTTTGTCCCCCTCCTCCGCCCCACCACGCCCCTTCCCACTTTGACgtgcaaagcatgatgggagacTTCACAtgtcttcttcttgtctttcaGAACACGTCACCTCAAACGCCAGTGATAGTGAAAGTAGCTACCGTAAGTGTTGGCGCTGCCAACATGGCTTCTGGCATCTATTGGTTGTGCTGACGTGTGCGTATGTGTGCCTGATTGACAGGTGGGCAGGAGGAGTGCGTCTTGTCGTATGAAGCAGTCACTCAACAGGAAGGTAACGCCCCCAAACCCCTTAGCTTGTTTATGTGCCGCCACATTTCTCACCGCGTCTTCATTGTCGTGTAGTCAGCTATGCACGGCCCGTCATCGTCCTGGGGCCCATGAAGGACCGCGTGAACGATGACCTCATTTCAGAGTTTCCTGACAAGTTCGGCTCGTGTGTTCCACGTGAGTCAAAGCAACATTCTGCGCTTATTTGTGCGTCAGCGTCTGAACGGCGCTTGTGTCTTTGGCCATCAGACACGACGCGGCCCAAGCGGGACTACGAGGTGGACGGTCGGGATTATCACTTTGTGGTGTCCCGTGAGCAAATGGAGAAGGACATCCAGGAGCACAAGTTCATCGAGGCGGGGCAGTACAACAACCACCTGTATGGAACCAGCGTCCAGTCTGTCCGAGAGGTGGCCCAGAAGGTAGATGTCTTCTGCTGTAATGTCGCCCTCTCCTGGCCAGACGGTGTGCTAACGCACGGTTTTGCCTTCCAGGGTAAACATTGCATCCTGGATGTGTCTGGCAACGCTATCAAGCGACTCCAGCTTGCTGCTCTTCATCCCATCGCCGTCTTCATCAAGCCCAAGTCGGTGGAGAACATTATGTAAGTGATGTTCACATTCATAGCTGtagtagacacacacacaccgatcaGATGTTTAAGTGTGATCCTTCTGCAGGGAGATGAACAAGCGACTGACAGACGATCAGAGCAGGAAGACGTTTGAGCGTGCAGCCAAGCTGGAGCACGAGTTCACCGAGCACTTCACAGGTAgaggcttttattttttttaacctgtccTAAAATGtcataacgtgtgtgtgtgtgtgtgtgtgtgtagccatTGTCCAGGGCGACACGCTGGAGGAGATCTATGAGCAGACCAAGCAGATTATCGAGGACCAATCGGGTCCTTTCATCTGGGTCCAGTCCAAGGAGAAATTGTGAGCGCcgtccacttttattttgaaaagtccACCTGCCCTTCAACACTTCCCCACATGGGACACTTGGGAAAACCCGGAAGACCTAAAAAGACTCCTCTTTTGTGTGTGGCCATCACAAAAAGCAAATGTTTGCACGTCAGAGCTTTAAGAGcgtgtcacccccccccccccaattcacACCTGTTCTTTTCAAAGCAGTCCTCTGCAGTCACTAGAGGGCGCTGTCCGCTTTTACTGCTCACATTAACCCTTTAATGAGGACAAAAGGAAGGAGgagtggtggaattgaacaattTACTATAACGTTTACTAATGAGCTCTTCAATGACTGTGGCTTTATTGTTGCAGTGACCTACAGGTGGATTCTCAGTGCAGGACAAGGAGATTCTGAACGTGCTAAACTGCCtattttgttattaaaaaaaaaaagtctatattGAAGTCAGCATTATCACTAATCTTTtctttgatcacttcctgtcttttttaaCCTAATAAAATCTGTTGAATCTGCTTCCATGGAGACAACAAACATTTACTGGTAGCTTTTATTGTGTACAGACAGGCGTCACCTTCGATGCCCCAGCACAGTGGAGTGTTTTCAGTAGCTcgtcaacaggaagtggagaaataaattataaatcagAAATAACCCCATAAAAACAGCTCCACTTCAAACCTTAAACGTTAGAAAACATtttgttgcacacacacacacacacacacacacacacacacaaaaccctGCAGTATTTACATACTAAGCACACCCCCTACCCGGCTAATCAGCAGCTGCTGTTCTTGAACTCTCCGTTCTCAGTGATGGACAGCTTGGTGGGGTTGTTGCGGAGGTTGGCCGAACCATAACGCTCCTTCACTTGCGTCAGTGCCGCCATCAAACGTGAGTTTGTTGCATCCAGAGAGCGGATCCGCTTCTCCTGATTGGACATAAAGAGGGAATGCCAGGAACATATCTTTATCTGCTGCAATGTGGTTGGACTTGACAGCAAGTAACTTCAAAGTTCAAACCAAACCATAAAGCCAACAAAAGCAAAGCCGAACATCTGAGGTGGGCGGAGCCAAACACAAAAGCCCAGACCCCCACACCTGCAACCTGTTCAACCAATATGACGCTCGCCACTAGGgcgctctgattggctgaacagGTTGCAGGCATGTTGTctcaggagggggggggtagTGTTTCAATTACTTGCctgcttttgtttattttgatccGTTACTGACCTGCAATCAGTCAAGAGACAAAGCAGCGCTACCTGAGACCGCCATTGTTATGGCAGGTCATGTGATGATGTAATGTACTGTGTGATGTACCTGAGCgtcaatgacttcctgtttagctTCAATCACCGTTTGCATCTCTGAGTGGTCACGTTTCAACTCCTCTTCCACCGCCATGAGCCTGGAAGCACACAATGTTGTGAACTggcggggttggggggggtggatgggatgggatgggatgggatgggatgggatgccGACCTGCAAAGGATGTTCTTCATCTGCGCATCCTTCTCTTCTTGCTGACGCTTGAGTCGTTCCTCACTGTCGTCGAGTCGTGACTTATAGTCAAGGAGCAGCGTCTTCATGGAGAGTTCCTGGGCGACCAGACGGCGCTCGTACTCCTCCAGGCGTCGCCCTGACGCCCGCAGCCGCTCCTTGAGTCGCCAGATCTCCATCTCATACTACCAAGGGAGTTGCATTCAATGACTCGGATCACTTTTGGGAGGTTTGTTCGCTTCTCGTTTACCTTTTCGAAATTCTTGCCCTCCTCACGGCTCCGCCCCCCTCCTTCCTCGTCGCCAAGGTGGTCCTCCTGGTACTGACCGTTACTGAGAACCCAAGCTGCTGTCCTCTCCACAGGAGACATGGCCGCCGACTCCGCCTCCACCGGAGATGCCACCTGTCACATTCCAACAAGTTTCCTAAAGGTTGGACAACTTAACATCAATCAGTCATTACCTGCTGCTGGGTACTGCCCCTTGGAGGCGGAGCCATAGTGTCAGCGCAGCAGACGGACACCGGGTCGGTGATGGGCGTCAGCTCCATGGtggcgctgctgctgctgcaacgTGAGGCACACTGTGTCCTGGACCCGCCCCCTCCCCGGCTCTGCTGCTCTACCTTCACGATGTGGGCGGTGCTCGTCGTCGCCGTGCCCTGCCGAGGTACGGCGATGGCTGTGGCGGCGCCCGGCGGGAGCTCGGGGGGGCTGTGACAGCATGGTGTGGAGCTACGAGCGCTACGCCTGCTGCCCGACTCGTCTAGGCTGCTGTCTGACGCCACATGACCTTTCACCCTTAACCGTTCGCCATCCGAGCTGGCGCTGCTCAAGTTCTCTGAGCTGGACGCGGATTGGGCGGGGTTACTCAGGTGGTAGACGGGGTTCTGAAATGAGAGCGGCTGCAGGCTGCGTTGATGCTTGACTGGGGGCTGCAGCGGACGCCGGGCCTGCGGAGCGCTCTGCGGCTGAGTGTCTCTGATTGGAGCTTTGCTGAGGGGCACCACCAACTCAGACGGGATTGCGGGGGCTACAGAGACCTGAGAGCCTGCCCTGTTGACAAGGGGCGGGGCATCAGGGATCCTCTGAGAGTCCTGCAGGTCCCCCATAGAGACGCTGCGGTTGCCCACAAGTGTCTCATCTCGCTCATCCTTGCCAGAGAAACTGGTAGCGCCCCAAAGATGGTGCTGGGCAGTCGTGGCATTGCACCCTACAACCACGGCCTCCGTCAGATCGCCGCCAGGACACGTCCTGCTGCACATGTCAGCGTGGTTAGCGTCGGTGTTGTGTTGCgtaaaaacaacatggctgaaCTAGTCAGCTGACTTCTTACCAGTCAGACGGATCCTCAAAGATTCGTTGTAGGCCTGACGACAGGCTGCCGCTTATGTTGTGGGCGGAGCTATGGTGGTCCTGGAAAGGGCGCAGCTGCTGCTGGATGGGCGTGGGGACTGACAGGCTGCGGGAAATATCTCCCAGAATTCTCGGCAACGGACCCAGCTTGGCAACGGTGGCCTGCAGGAAGGAATTTTCACGCTGGGGTGTCGTAGTTAGCGTGCGCGTGTGAGAGGACAGCATCAGGATGCAGTGGTGTGGGAGGCAGAGCGGCGAGACCAACATGGTGGCCAGACAGGAAGTgcagggaggaggaggtggaggaggagggaggagacaCAATGAAGGAAACTTAATGGAAGCAAACTGAAAGGTGGTAGATCAGACATGCTTCTCAAACATGCTGAGTCAGGTCACAtgatggggttgggggggtgggggggtggggtcatGCTTTGATGAGgttaaatgaatgaagaaatgatGCTTCGTAATCTACAACCACCTTATCCAGCTGAGAGACCACGTCCCACAGAAGAGCATGAAGGAGGGACAGCTCCCTGCCGAGGTCCACGTAA
Proteins encoded in this region:
- the dlg1b gene encoding discs large homolog 1-like protein isoform X17, which codes for MLNSVCYAKKMGRRIMVTLRTTKRLHRRLLANPPPVMVNADSLDTPPYVNGTEADYEYEEITLERGNSGLGFSIAGGIDNPHIGEDPSIFITKVIPGGAAAQDGRLRVNDVILRVNEVDVRDVTHSRAVEALKEAGSLVRLYVRRRKPVSEKVMEIKLVKGPKGLGFSIAGGVGNQHIPGDNSIYVTKIIESGAAHKDGRLQIGDKLLAVNSSCLEEVSHEHAVTALKNTPDVVYLKVAKPNSVFINDTFGPPDLTNSFSQHLENHITPPNFLTQPLPLPASSGRYSPTPKSMLGDDDVSRYEMEPRKVVLHRGATGLGFNIVGGEDGEGIFISFILAGGPADLCGELRKGDRLVSVNGVDLRSATHEQAAAALKNAGQTVVIMAHYRPEEYSRFEAKIHDLREQMMNSSISSGSGSLRTSQKRSLYVRALFDYDKTRDSGLPSQGLDFKFGDILHVVNASDDEWWQARQMTAHGEAEDVGVIPSKRRVEKKERARLKTVKFNPKSRERGSLSDKRKKSVFPRTFLFYKSREASEQESSDVEQHVTSNASDSESSYRGQEECVLSYEAVTQQEVSYARPVIVLGPMKDRVNDDLISEFPDKFGSCVPRESKQHSALICASASERRLCLWPSDTTRPKRDYEVDGRDYHFVVSREQMEKDIQEHKFIEAGQYNNHLYGTSVQSVREVAQKGKHCILDVSGNAIKRLQLAALHPIAVFIKPKSVENIMEMNKRLTDDQSRKTFERAAKLEHEFTEHFTAIVQGDTLEEIYEQTKQIIEDQSGPFIWVQSKEKL